The following nucleotide sequence is from Archocentrus centrarchus isolate MPI-CPG fArcCen1 chromosome 6, fArcCen1, whole genome shotgun sequence.
TTCATATTTAGCACGTCATTTCACCACAGCTAATGAACTCTGATCATGGTAGCCAAGCGACGGAAGGACGCTAGTTTACGTGACTGCACCAGTAAATGAATTCACAACGAACACTTGTGATCCTGGACCTGCATATTCATTGTGTAGATTTACTCTTATTTCGAACATCCTTTCttacctttaataaatgaatgaatacgGGGCACTGATTGCTGTAGCGAGCGGTGGGTTAACTGTCCTGTCTCGGCTAAAGTTTCAAAGTGGAAATTTTTAGAAGTACCGCATCGCAAACGCACAACAGCGCCACAAGGGTCATAGTGgccaaaaatatattacatCCGTAGTGGTTTAGCACTACCATAGAGAATGAATGGGAAACGGTTTAGGCCGTTTAGctaaactttttttccccttcacctTTAGAAATTGTTAATCACAAGGGTAGCTGACCCCATTAAGGTCACAAAAGGGCTCGTCCGGGATTTGAACCCGGGACCTCTCGCACCCTAAGCGAGAATCATACCCCTAGACCAACGAGCCGACAAAATCTTGTGTACACATCTGTAATTATGATAGTCATAAACCTGCACTGGACTTCAAATTGGTGATGTGGCATCTTGGCCTCTAGTGTTCATCCTATGCAACAGCACCCTCTGGTGGTACAGATTATTACAACATCCAGAGAAgcgctttgaatgtccttcaggaaacCTGGAATCCTCTTCCTGAAAACGACAAGCTGCCTGAgggagttcaggctgtgttgaataataaacacaaaaatattgactttcaagcccGTTGGGTAAACTCTGGtcttgccttatatactgtatttctatgtatgtttcaataaatcgctgcacctatttcacaTTGATGAGAGGGTGACTCAAAACTTATGCGCAGGACTGAAGCCTGTAAATGCATCGGCTGCCTACGAGTCACCGTGTGGGCCAAACTTAACTGTTTTTCACAGTGCGCATGCTCGAAGTAGCTTCGGGCTTAGTTAGTTAGCCTGCGCCTGCTTATAAAGTCCCATGTGAGCGAGTACCTCTGCGGGATGGCAACAGAAGCGAAACGAGCCAAGGTTACTCTTtaacagagtttttttttttttttttaaccaacaaaGATGATGCTGATGTAGCTGTTTACGTGTATTCTTCTTTAACATCTAGTGATGCATGCTGGGTTTACTGTGTAGATCATGCAGTGCATGCAAGCGGCGATCCACTGAGTTCTTGTCCGCAGGTGGTCGTATCTCACCTGGAGGCTGTAACAGCGCACATTACTACTTAAAatgatcactgtttcaaaaatGATGATGGAGCTCACTTCACTACTTAACAATAATACATGAAGGACACTTGCAGTTGTAACCACGTGGCTCTATGTTAAGAGCAGACAAAATGAAACCAGGTGCATGCTACCACTGGGTAACACGTCATTTCACTGATATTTTTGTGCATGTGGCCCCTGTGATGCCAGGTAGAGGATGGTTCAGAGCTGAGCCCCCTGCAGAGCTTTGTACAGTGGTGTGACAGAGTCGGCTTGGAGCTCAGCAGTAAGGTATGTTAATGCATCTTGCACCATCTACACTTTAGGTCAGGACTAAGATCTGGTCTATGATTGATGTCTCCATCTGCAGGTGTATGTGAGTAAAGAGGGGACTGTGGCAGAGTATGGGATGTTAGCTAAGGATGACATAGAGGAAGGGGAGATTTTGTTCACCATCCCCAGATCAGCTCTTCTCCATCAGGGAACAACCAAAGTTTCTGCCTTGCTGGAAAAAGGTGACTTAGAAAGCTGCAAATACGCCACCTGGCTCACCCCTCAGTTTGTAACTGTCCTTTGTTTTCCTTCACAGAGCAGTCATCTCTGCAGAGCTCCTCAGGTTGGGTTCCCCTGCTGCTGGCTTTGCTGTATGAGTACACATCCTCAGAGTCCCACTGGAAACCCTACCTCTTTTTGTGGACTGACTTCAAGACAATGGATCATCCCATGTTCTGGTGAGAAACACTTTTTAGCTCCCATCCTATCCAGAGTTGTATTTTAGTAGTTACTTACCAAAGTGGCAAGCTTACAGTATTCATCTATAGCCAAACTAAAGTGATCAAATGTCAGACTGAATTTAAGAACATAAAGGCATCTGTCTGAGCATCTTCATTGGTTCTTACATGCTGTTTAGAGTTCACTCCTCCCTGGATGTGTCTTCTCTCCTTCACTCTTTTCTGTGGGACAGTTGCCTTCTCTCTCTTTAACTTCTCTCCCCCTTTATTATTTTCTCCTgcttttcaaacacacacacacatataaaattaCACATCTATCCATCCGTCGCTTCTTCGGTCGTCCTCGTGGACGCCGGCCATCAGCTTCCAAGCTTGATCCACAGCTTGGAGACGTGCAGCCACGATGGGAggtgtttttgttaaaattgatattctaacattaaacaatacgggacaaaattgatctatgtaatgtgggtctagacaaaacattaaagttattaagttatttcatgaagttcatttgtagtcctaaacatatttatggtgttttttctacactatttgtctctccaaagGTGTTTTATTTCTCTCCTACAGCcgcgattgcaactacatgcaaatgaccaattatgcaaattaggcgatgGCATCATCGCCTAATTTAGCGATTTCTAGTTTCAGAGGCGGAAAATTTCcagtatttttaaacacaaaacatgacagGTATGACCTCCACCGTTAGCCAGTGTTTGAGACCACTGTTACCAGCCGGCACCACGAGGAGGTGGTGGTAGGGTTTTGCTCAGCCaaaatttagagtagccaattaaattaaatttcagaaaagaaggagggagagagaaggaagaaagaaagaaagaaaggcacaGAGGAGAGGTCAAAGTGAAGGAGATGGATTCAAGGTGGTGGCAGACGAGGTGAGCTGTGTTTAAGTTGAAGAAGAGTTCCTCCGGAAAAACTTgaagccttttttcttttttaagcagCGCTCTTGCAGCTCTTTATGCTGCAGTATGATTGTATGGAGATCGCTGACACTTTTTGCGTTCAGCTCTTCAAGTTTCTCACACCGTATTTTGAGTTCTTCAACTAtttcatgcttttctgcatCACTTTCTTTCAGCTCTTTAAATTTCCGTTCCACCAATCTCTGTGcttcctgcatgtctttgagCATCTTCTCTTGTTGGTTTGCTTTGTGCTGGGCATTCTTATGGAGCTCTTCCAGTTCTGCATTTTTCCTCATCATAACTTCCATGCCTGCACACATTTTCTCCATCTCTTCTTTGtattgctgcagtgtttttattttctccctGAGTTCTCCGTTGCTCTTTTCAGACTTTCTGAGAACATCTTGCAGCTGGTTCTGTGAGTTGGAGAGCTCTTGTTTCTCCTTCAGCACTTTTGCATGTTTCTCCTCGCTTTCATGGAGCTTGCACTGGATGTTGgtgtgcttttgttccatcttttGGAGAACTGCTCTGTGCTTAGCTTCCATTTCCTTAATCACAGCCGCATTGCTTTGGTGGGCTTTATGAAGCGATCCatgtaagcttttattttgctttgtcaTGTCTTCTAATTTGAGCTGCACCACCCCGTGCctcttttcagtttcttcaaGTTTTGATTTGACTACTGTGTGCTTCATTTTCAGCTCCTTCTTCTCTTTCAGTAGCGTTGCTTTCTTCCCCAAGGCAAGATCAAGCATTTGTTGCAGGCTTTCGTtttctccctccatctcttGGAGCTTGGATTGCAAGTTTGCGAATTTGACATCCTGTTGTTCCTGATCTAtaagcatgtgtgtattttttgccAGGACTTTGTTAAACTTTTCTTCCAAGCCTTCATTTGTCTTCTCCACGTCTTGGAGCTTGTGTTCCAGCTCTGTGCATTTCGCATCCTTCTCCTTGACCAAGTCTCTTGCTTCCTTCAATTTTGCTTCGAGCTCTTGGATTTTGGTCTCCGCGACTCGGAGTTTGCTGCACACATCCCTGAATTTAGATTCGTCCAAATGACGATTCTCCTCCTGCATGCGCTGTTTAGATGCAATTCTGAGGGATTCAGGTGGACCATTACTGTCAAGGGAGTCAGCGTCTTGCCAAAAACCCCAGTAATGGGTATCGATTTCAGGGTCAAGCAGGATTTCCGGCGCATCACCCCATTCATGGGGGATTTCTGACTGATCTGCCCAGTCACAGAGGTCAGTGTTAACGCACTCTCTTGATTCCTGGGACATGTTGTCAATGTTTTGCTTGACTGCTGTGGATACAAATCTTTTCAAAATCTATCTTCGTCAGTGCTGAGCTGGAGAATGCTGCTAACACGAGTGCTGCGAACAAACTGAAttctattgtttcttttttcctactCAAAGGAAACACTTCGCAGAGAACAGGAAAAGAATGTGATGTCATAATATAATTTAACTGTTCCTGAGAAGGTCAACATTCCATATGCAAATTAGGCTGTCACATGACTTTAAAGATGTTATGTGGCATCTATAAAGTCATGTGACTCAGTGTTTGTGTAAGTGCATttgtagataaaaaaaaaaaaaaatggcaatcacattttgtattattttaatcaAATGAGAGCCTTTATTGCTTTCTCTTGTCTAATAGGTCACTGAAAATTTTGGGTTTCATGGTGTTTATTTTGAACTGGATTGTTGTGAGAGTCACGGCTTGCAGGGCTCCTGTTTGCATGCAGCAgatagagggggggggggggctattcCAGGAAGctggttcaacaaactctgagtttaaatgcATACTCTTTAATCAACTGTTCTGATCAGCTGTACTGTAATGGGAAACTCAGAGTATGATCACTCTGAGTTTCCCATTAACTCAGTTTCCCATTTTCATGTTTCCTGTCCGCATGCATGTgtaaggaaataaataaaaaaaaaaaaaaaaaaattatatatatatatatatatatatatatatatatatatatatatatatatatatatatatatatctctttttgttttttgttttttttcaccaaaTGACACTTAATGACAACAGTCATGAAGAGTCTTCATGACTGTTTATGTTCATGACAGGTGTTATGTCATGTCAGTCTTATAATAAAGTGTTACCGGCTGCTGCacctgcgacccggccccagataagtggaagaaaatggatggatggaatccaGAAAGCGagcattacataaaagttattataaaattatttgCATTTCAATGAGTGAaataattatgaaaaaaaagcatccataactcaaaatttcactttaataactcaaaatttcgagttagttCTgccagccaaatgcaaaactactgAAGAAACggtcagggaaaaaaaagcctccacctgtaaaaccattcttgTTTTGGGTGTGTCTCACtgtagtgcacctgttggtaatttcattaacaccaaagcagctgaaactgattaacaaagTGTATATTTTGGGGTTTTCCTTTAACAACACAAAACCTTGGCAGGAAactatttaaataaatcataagAACAGGATTTACTAAGGCTTGCAGCACACAGTTTAATGGTAGAtttaaggctaaaaaaaaaaaaagaaaaaaaaaagcagaagttgTTTTGGGATTTGTGATAGTTcgagtgttcatttattttgaatgaGAGGGGGAAATGGAGCGGTGCTAAAACTCTGTCATGTAACCCTTCACTGAGTCCTCAGGCTTAGTGTTTAGTGCTTTCTGCTCCTCAGGaatagtttttattattttattgaaacagcagaactgaactgaaatattttatttacgcTCttgaaggaaaggaaaaaagtggCGGTGCATTGCCCCACTGTAGTTCTTTTTAGTAATGAGCTACATATCTATCCTTTCAGGcctaaagaggagagagatggaCTCTTGAGGGGAACAGGTGTCCCAGAGGCAGTGGACAGAGACTTGGCTAATATCCAGCAGGAATACACAGACGTGGTCCTGCCTTTCATGACCAGACATCCTGACCTCTGGAACCCCAGCGTACACACACTGGAGTTGTACACACAGCTTGTGGCCTTTGTCATGGCCTACAGGTTAGCACGCATGATACGATTACACCAGATTACACCCCAAAAACACGCCACCAGTAATGgcgtggttttttttttttggggggggggggggggggtcacatgaTTTTTCATGTTTCCTATCCggtttctcctcctgcctgcagcttcCAAGAGccgcaggaagaggaggatgacaacgaggaggaggaggaagaggagaaggctCCCAACCCACCGATGATGGTTCCCATGGCTGACATGCTTAATCATGTGTCCAGTCACAATGCTAACCTGGAGTTCACACCAGTGAGGACACATCTGCTGTGATATCTTCTCATCTTTGAAAACCATAGACTAACCATAGAAGTAGAAGCCACCGTGACTTTACCCATTAGATTTTGAGGTCCGGTTGCTGCCATCGCAGTCttatttctcagtttgtttttaaccggatgtttttaacactttttttttaggaaagtTTGAAGATGGTTTGCGTGCACCCTATTCATAAAGGCGAGGAGGTGTTTAATACTTACGGGCAGATGGCCAACTGGCAGCTGCTTCATATGTACGGCTTCACCGAGCCATATTCAACCAACAGCAATGACACTGCTGACATCCCCATCACCAACCTCTACAAAGCTGCCACACGAGGTGAATGACAGTTGGCAGATTTCCTTCATAGTGTTGTGGGATgagtataaaaaaaacaccaccacaCCCCCTCCAAATCAgctttagatctctgccttttTCCCTTCCAGGTATTCAGTCTGATTTGGACCGGCAGCTGGTTGAGGAGCAGTGGGAGGTGTTGCGTCAGATGATGCAAGAGAAAGCAGCCTTTGTCTTTGGTAAACAAGGCTGCCTTACAGACACAGAACTCCATACTGCGCTCAAGGTGAGGGAGCACATACAACAGTGCTAATTGCCTTCTGTTTTCTTGGGCACTGAACAAAGCCAGGAAAAACACTGGAAGGAGCCTCTTGTTGGAGATATGAGCATTTCATGATTGACTTTGTCTTCAGGTGCTGTGCATGTCAAAGGAAGAGCTGTCAGAGTTTAAAGACAATGAAGGATGGGAAGAAGATGACGAGGATGATGAGAAGATTTCCCTGGCGTTCACCAAT
It contains:
- the setd6 gene encoding N-lysine methyltransferase setd6 — its product is MATEAKRAKVEDGSELSPLQSFVQWCDRVGLELSSKVYVSKEGTVAEYGMLAKDDIEEGEILFTIPRSALLHQGTTKVSALLEKEQSSLQSSSGWVPLLLALLYEYTSSESHWKPYLFLWTDFKTMDHPMFWPKEERDGLLRGTGVPEAVDRDLANIQQEYTDVVLPFMTRHPDLWNPSVHTLELYTQLVAFVMAYSFQEPQEEEDDNEEEEEEEKAPNPPMMVPMADMLNHVSSHNANLEFTPESLKMVCVHPIHKGEEVFNTYGQMANWQLLHMYGFTEPYSTNSNDTADIPITNLYKAATRGIQSDLDRQLVEEQWEVLRQMMQEKAAFVFGKQGCLTDTELHTALKVLCMSKEELSEFKDNEGWEEDDEDDEKISLAFTNEGLCELKASWKRLIHEAARLTLRSYGDGEEEEKIVGIDRSLMEDKAALAGLSCRQRKALHVRYGQKSILYGLMELTKS